A stretch of the Apteryx mantelli isolate bAptMan1 chromosome 3, bAptMan1.hap1, whole genome shotgun sequence genome encodes the following:
- the SLC5A6 gene encoding sodium-dependent multivitamin transporter produces MEFTVVDYIIFALLLVLSSAIGLFYALSGGRQRTVQEFLLANRNMGFLPVALSLLATFQSAVAILGVPAEIYRFGTEYWFLGCSYFLGLLIPAHVFIPVFYRLRLTSAYEYLELRFNKAVRICGTVTFIFQMVIYMGVVLYAPALALNAVTGFDLWSAVLTMGLVCTLYTTLGGLKAVIWTDVFQTLVMFAGQLAVIAVGARRVGGIGRVWRVADEAGKISGIDLNPDPYERHTFWTLAFGGVFMMLSLYGVNQAQVQRYLSSRSEREAVLSCYAVFPCQQIVLCLSCLTGLVMFVYDREHPLAPAHGRASSDQMVLYFVMDVLQDLPGLPGLFVACLFSGSLSTISSAFNSLATVTMEDLVRPHLPGLSESRATLLSKLLALGYGLLCLGMAYVSSMMGPVLQAAISIFGMVGGPLLGLFCLGMFFPCANPTGAVAGLAAGLAMAFWVGIGSLVQNMRAPGGAPPPNSTAFPTANLTAGLAATLLPSTPALQSPTGLQKFYSLSYMWYSAHNSTTVILVGLLVSLLTGPTPGEAVDPRTIYPVLPRLFCCLPRRCRDALRCGVGSAAQEADSVEVPTDAMEKCGDGLPNGPAGGLAPVGVPGREEEEGQGYIRTAGAPTYTVQETSF; encoded by the exons ATGGAGTTCACGGTGGTCGACTACATCATCTTcgcgctgctgctggtgctgtcatcGGCCATCGGGCTGTTCTACGCGCTGAGCGGGGGCCGGCAGCGCACCGTGCAGGAGTTCCTCCTGGCGAACCGCAATATGGGCTTCCTGCCCGTGGCCCTCTCCCTGCTGGCCACCTTCCAGTCGGCCGTGGCCATCCTGGGCGTGCCGGCTGAGATCTACCGCTTCGGCACCGAGTACTGGTTCCTCGGCTGCTCCTACTTCCTGGGGCTGCTCATCCCGGCGCACGTCTTCATCCCCGTCTTCTACCGCCTGCGGCTCACCAGCGCCTACGAG TACCTGGAGCTGCGCTTCAACAAGGCCGTGCGCATCTGCGGCACCGTCACCTTCATCTTCCAGATG GTCATCTACATGGGGGTGGTGCTCTACGCGCCCGCGCTGGCCCTCAACGCAG TGACGGGCTTTGACCTCTGGAGCGCGGTGCTCACCATGGGGCTGGTCTGCACGCTGTACACCACGCTG GGCGGGCTGAAAGCCGTCATCTGGACCGACGTCTTCCAGACGCTGGTGATGTTCGCGGGGCAGCTGGCCGTGATCGCGGTGGGCGCCCGGCGGGTGGGCGGCATCGGCCGCGTCTGGCGCGTGGCAGACGAAGCGGGCAAGATCTCCGGCATCGA CCTCAACCCCGACCCCTACGAGCGCCACACCTTCTGGACGCTGGCCTTCGGGGGCGTCTTCATGATGCTGTCGCTCTACGGCGTGAACCAGGCGCAGGTGCAGCGGTACCTGAGCTCCCGCAGCGAGAGGGAGGCCGTGCT CTCCTGCTACGCCGTCTTCCCCTGCCAGCAGATCGTGCTCTGCCTCAGCTGCCTCACCGGCCTCGTCATGTTCGTCTACGACCGGGAGCACCCGCTCGCGCCCGCCCATGGACGGGCCTCCTCCGACCAG ATGGTGCTCTACTTCGTCATGGACGTGCTGCAGGAcctgccggggctgccgggcctCTTCGTGGCCTGCCTGTTCAGCGGGTCGCTGAG CACCATCTCCTCCGCCTTCAACTCGCTGGCCACGGTCACCATGGAGGACCTGGTGCGGCCGCACCTCCCCGGGCTCTCCGAGTCGCGGGCCACGCTGCTCTCCAAGCTGCTGG ctctgggctACGGGCTGCTCTGCCTCGGCATGGCCTACGTGTCCTCCATGATGGGCCCCGTGCTGCAG GCGGCCATCAGCATCTTCGGCATGGTGGGCGGCCCGCTCCTGGGCCTCTTCTGCCTCGGCATGTTCTTCCCCTGCGCCAACCCCACg GGAGCCGTTGCGGGGCTGGCGGCCGGCCTGGCCATGGCCTTCTGGGTGGGCATCGGCAGCCTGGTGCAGAACAtgcgggcgcccggcggggccccgccgcccaaCAGCACCGCCTTCCCCACCGCCAACCTCACCGCCGGGCTGGCGGCCACGCTGCTCCCCTCCACGCCGGCCCTGCAGAG CCCCACCGGCCTGCAGAAGTTCTACAGCCTGTCCTACATGTGGTACAGCGCCCACAACTCCACCACCGTCATCCTCGTGGGGCTCCTCGTCAGCCTGCTCACCG gccccacgCCGGGAGAAGCCGTGGACCCCCGCACCATCTACCCTGTGCTGCCTCGCCTCTTCTGCTGCCTGCCCCGGCGGTGCCGGGACGCGCTGCGCTGCGGGGTGGGCTCCGCTGCCCAG GAGGCTGACAGCGTGGAGGTGCCCACGGACGCCATGGAGAAGTGCGGCGACGGGCTGCCCaacggccccgccggcggcctGGCCCCCGTGGGGGTCCccgggcgggaggaggaggaaggacaagGCTACATCCGCACAGCCGGGGCTCCCACCTACACCGTGCAGGAGACGTCGTTCTga
- the TCF23 gene encoding transcription factor 23, with product MAESSQAGGCGAGSAAECGSPAAVGSRGIRSPPRAGTQGWRARPGGAGRAPHPGTPRSSPAAGRGAAGPLSPGNAARERSRVRTLRQAFVALQAALPAVPPGTKLSKLDVLVLATSYIAHLGQALGRSPLPPGTCHPPHGHRLLHPVRKWPMRSRLYIGPWGGPAPDPPVATAAPSSPEDAGRGDRRWDSTP from the exons ATGGCAGAGAGCAGCCAGGCAGGCGGGTGCGGAGCCGGGTCAGCCGCTGAGTGTGGCTCCCCCGCGGCCGTGGGCAGCAGAGGCATCCGGAGCCCGCCGCGGGCCGGCACGCAGGGCTGGAGAGCCAGGCCGGGGGGCGCAGGCAGggccccccaccccggcaccCCGCGGAGCTCCCCAGCAGCAGGACGG ggcgccgcggggccgctgaGCCCCGGGAACGCGGCGCGGGAGCGGAGCCGCGTGCGGACGCTGCGCCAGGCCTTCGTCGCGCTGcaggcggcgctgcccgccgtgCCGCCCGGCACCAAGCTCTCCAAGCTGGACGTCCTCGTCCTGGCCACCAGCTACATCGCCCACCTGGGCCAGGCGCTGGGCCGCAGCCCGCTGCCCCCGGGGACCTGCCACCCGCCCCACGGCCACCGCCTGCTGCACCCCGTGAGG AAATGGCCCATGCGCTCCCGCCTCTACATcgggccctgggggggccccgctcCTGACCCCCCCGtggccacagcagcccccagcagccccgAGGACGCGGGccgtggggacaggcggtgggaCAGCACCCCGTGA
- the PREB gene encoding guanine nucleotide-exchange factor SEC12, protein MAPRRPAELYRAPFPLYTVRVHPRRPLAITAGGGGAAKTGIRNGVHFLQLEQIGGQLSASLLHSHDTETRATMTMALAGDIIAAGQDASCHILRFSLQAPEAKSGPAGRSGGGEKGPRKRKGPSPAGQGDTQSQTNEVAVETLHSVRTDFSPDALQKAVRFNADCSLLVTGGADGFLRLWEFPSMKKTLEFKAHDGEIEDIALGPDNKVVTAGRDFQCCVWQRDQLVTGLRWNENLPGIPDKAYRYQACRFGAVEDNAGALRLYTVQVPHKRERRPPPCYLTKWDGKSFLPLLTRPCGNEVVSCLSVSDSGTFLGLGTVTGSVAIHIAFSLQRLYYVKEAHGIVVTDIAFVPESQHGRELLAGNEAALLSVAVDSRCKLHLLPSRRSLPIWLLLPLCAGLIVATILLLQLAFPGFL, encoded by the exons atggcgccgcggcggccggccgAGCTCTACCGCGCGCCCTTCCCGCTCTACACGGTCCGCGTCCACCCGCGGCGCCCGCTCGCCAtcaccgccggcggcggcggcgccgccaagACCGGCATCCGCAACGGCGTg CActtcctgcagctggagcagatCGGGGGCCAGCTCAGCGCCTCCCTGCTCCACTCGCACGACACTGAGACCCGGGCCACCATGACCATGGCGCTGGCGGGCGACATCATCGCCGCGGGGCAGGACGCCAGCTGCCACATCCTCCGCTTCAGCCTGCAGGCGCCCGAGGCCAAGAGCGGCCCAGCCGGCAGGAGCG GCGGTGGGGAGAAGGGGCCGCGGAAGCGGAagggccccagcccagcagggcagggagaCACACAGAGCCAGACGAACGAGGTGGCCGTGGAGACCCTGCACAGTGTCCGCACGGATttcagccctgatgccctgcagaAGGCCGTTCGCTTCAATGCCGACTGCTCCCTGCTCGTCACAGGCGGTGCTGACGGCTTCCTCCGCCTTTGGGAG TTCCCTAGCATGAAGAAGACACTAGAGTTCAAAGCCCATGACGGGGAGATTGAAGATATTGCGCTGGGCCCTGACAACAAG GTGGTGACAGCAGGACGGGACTTCCAGTGCTGCGTGTGGCAGCGGGACCAGCTGGTGACGGGGCTGCGCTGGAACGAGAACCTGCCCGGCATCCCGGACAAAGCTTACCGCTACCAGGCCTGCAG GTTCGGGGCCGTGGAGGACAACGCGGGGGCGCTGCGGCTCTACACGGTGCAGGTGCCCCACAAGCGGgagcgccgccccccgccctgcTACCTGACGAAGTGGGACGGGAAGAGCTTCCTGCCGCTGCTCACCCGGCCCTGCGGCAACGAGGTGGTGTCGTGCCTGTCCGTCAG CGATTCAGGCACGTTCCTGGGGCTGGGCACCGTGACGGGCTCTGTCGCCATCCACATCGCCTTCTCGCTGCAG aggCTGTACTACGTGAAGGAGGCGCACGGCATCGTCGTCACAGACATCGCGTTCGTGCCCGAGAGCCAGCACGGGcgggagctgctggcagggaaCGAGGCGGCCCTGCTCAGCGTGGCCGTCGACAGCCGCTGCAAGCTGCACCTGCTGCCCAGCCGCC GCTCTCTCCCCATCTGGCTGTTGCTGCCGCTCTGCGCTGGGCTCATTGTGGCCacaatcctgctgctgcagctcgcCTTCCCTGGCTTCCTGTAG